The Mycobacterium sp. 3519A genome contains a region encoding:
- a CDS encoding wax ester/triacylglycerol synthase family O-acyltransferase, with protein sequence MERLSGLDASFLYVESRNVPLHVCSVVELDTTTIPGGYRFDRFVNDLAARIQALPELRVKLVDSQLNLDHPVWVEDDDFDVSRHVHRIGLPWPGGRAELAEVCGHIASVPLDRGKPVWEMWVVEGVAGTDPHQGGPLALMIKVHHAAVDGVSAANLLKQLCTLEPDAPPPEPVEGPGGASLVELAAGGLVRFLSRSLQMARAVPAAVSTVADSVNRAVSGMAMAAPFSAPRTVFNDEVTPDRVIALAQLDFDDVTRVKTRFGVKVNDVVLALCAGALRDFLIDRGELPEKPLLAVVPMSVHDKSDRPGRNHVSGMFCNLHTDIEDAGERLHAIAEANTRAKDHSAAIGPTLVHDVTQVVARGMVSLVLGVMARTPLRTAPIHNVVISNVAGPPAKLYGMGAEIKGLYPFGPIFHGSGLNITVMSLDGQLNVGLISCRRMVDDLWPLADRFEAQLDELLGCGARPLV encoded by the coding sequence ATGGAACGGCTGAGTGGACTTGACGCCAGCTTTCTGTACGTCGAGTCGCGCAACGTGCCGTTGCACGTCTGCTCGGTGGTCGAACTGGACACGACCACGATTCCCGGCGGCTACCGCTTCGATCGATTCGTCAACGACCTGGCCGCGCGAATCCAGGCGTTGCCGGAACTGCGGGTCAAACTGGTCGACAGTCAGTTGAACCTCGATCACCCGGTCTGGGTGGAGGACGACGACTTCGACGTCTCGCGGCACGTGCACCGGATCGGGTTGCCGTGGCCGGGCGGACGCGCCGAACTGGCCGAAGTGTGCGGACACATCGCCTCGGTGCCGCTGGATCGCGGCAAACCGGTGTGGGAGATGTGGGTGGTCGAGGGCGTCGCGGGCACCGACCCGCATCAGGGCGGCCCGCTGGCGTTGATGATCAAGGTCCATCACGCCGCGGTGGACGGCGTATCGGCGGCGAACCTGCTCAAACAACTGTGCACGCTGGAACCCGACGCGCCGCCGCCCGAACCGGTCGAAGGGCCGGGCGGGGCGTCGCTGGTGGAACTCGCTGCCGGGGGGTTGGTCAGATTCCTGTCGCGTTCTCTACAGATGGCCAGGGCGGTGCCCGCGGCGGTGTCGACCGTCGCTGATTCGGTCAACCGGGCCGTCAGCGGCATGGCGATGGCCGCGCCGTTCAGCGCGCCGCGCACCGTATTCAACGACGAAGTGACGCCGGACCGCGTCATCGCCTTGGCGCAGTTGGACTTTGACGACGTCACCCGGGTCAAGACGCGATTCGGCGTCAAGGTCAACGACGTCGTGTTGGCGCTGTGCGCGGGCGCGTTGCGGGATTTCCTCATCGACAGGGGCGAGCTGCCGGAGAAGCCGCTGCTGGCGGTGGTGCCGATGTCGGTGCACGACAAATCGGACCGGCCGGGCCGCAACCACGTGTCCGGGATGTTCTGCAACCTGCACACCGACATCGAGGACGCCGGCGAGCGGCTACATGCCATCGCCGAGGCGAACACCCGCGCCAAGGACCACAGTGCGGCGATCGGCCCGACGTTGGTGCACGACGTCACCCAGGTCGTCGCGCGCGGCATGGTCAGCCTCGTGCTGGGCGTGATGGCGCGGACCCCGCTGCGCACCGCCCCGATCCACAACGTGGTGATCTCGAACGTCGCCGGGCCGCCGGCCAAGCTGTACGGCATGGGCGCCGAGATCAAGGGGCTGTACCCGTTCGGCCCGATCTTCCACGGGTCGGGGCTGAACATCACCGTGATGTCGCTGGACGGCCAGCTCAACGTGGGCCTCATCTCCTGCAGGCGGATGGTCGACGACCTGTGGCCGCTGGCGGACCGGTTCGAGGCGCAACTCGACGAGCTGTTGGGCTGCGGCGCCCGCCCGCTGGTCTGA
- a CDS encoding heme-binding protein, producing the protein MAAETTVGRDEMSARHEGFRRLAGYIFGRNHGGDRIAMSAPVGTAPAEPGWVIRFYMPAGRTLESLPMPHDDRVRLVSVPAESVAVLRFTGTATPEAVRAHTAALRRVLQAYGFETVGSPVTWLYDPPWTVPWLRRNEVAVGITPVRV; encoded by the coding sequence GTGGCGGCGGAAACCACCGTCGGCCGTGACGAGATGTCGGCGCGCCACGAGGGCTTTCGCCGATTGGCCGGCTACATCTTCGGCCGCAACCACGGTGGTGACCGGATCGCGATGAGCGCACCGGTGGGCACCGCGCCGGCGGAACCCGGGTGGGTGATCCGGTTCTACATGCCTGCCGGACGGACGCTGGAATCGCTGCCGATGCCCCACGACGACCGTGTCCGGCTGGTCTCGGTGCCCGCCGAATCGGTTGCGGTGCTTCGCTTTACCGGCACCGCGACACCTGAGGCGGTCAGGGCGCACACCGCGGCGCTGCGTCGCGTATTACAGGCGTACGGTTTCGAGACGGTGGGCTCGCCGGTCACGTGGCTGTACGACCCGCCGTGGACCGTCCCGTGGCTTCGTCGCAACGAGGTCGCCGTCGGCATAACTCCGGTTCGGGTTTGA
- a CDS encoding aspartate aminotransferase family protein, which yields MTQTVLNGTTDLAAKANRHLWGHFAKHGEGITPPIITRGEGVHIWDDKGRQFLDGLSGLFVVQVGHGRKELAEAAAKQAETLAFFPLWSYGTPSAIELSERVANYAPGDLNRVFFTTGGGEAVESAWKLAKNYFKLTGKPGKHKVISRSIAYHGTPQGALAITGLPAFKQQFEPLTPGGFRAPNTNFYRAPEPYAHDIKAFGQYCADRIAEAIEFEGPDTVAAVFLEPVQNAGGSIPPPPGYFERGREICDEDDVLLVSDEGICAYGRIGSMFACDDFGYVPDMITCAKGLTSGYSPIGAMIASDRLFEPFNDGKTTFAHGYTFGGHPVSAAVALANLDIFDREGITDHVKEAAPAFRATLEKLLSLPIVGDVRGEGFFYGIELVKDQATKETFTNDECGKLLPTITTKLLDAGLYCRADNRGDPVVQVAPPLISGQQEFDAIYEALRVVLDEVGRGL from the coding sequence ATGACACAGACCGTTCTCAATGGCACCACCGACCTCGCCGCCAAGGCCAACCGCCATCTGTGGGGCCACTTCGCGAAGCACGGTGAGGGCATCACACCGCCGATCATCACTCGCGGTGAGGGCGTACACATCTGGGACGACAAGGGCAGGCAGTTTCTCGACGGCCTGTCCGGCCTTTTCGTCGTCCAGGTCGGCCACGGCCGCAAGGAACTGGCCGAGGCTGCGGCCAAGCAGGCCGAGACGCTGGCGTTCTTCCCGCTGTGGTCGTACGGCACGCCCAGCGCGATCGAACTGTCCGAGCGCGTCGCCAATTACGCGCCAGGCGATTTGAACCGGGTGTTCTTCACCACCGGCGGCGGCGAGGCCGTCGAGTCGGCGTGGAAGCTGGCGAAGAACTACTTCAAGCTCACCGGCAAACCCGGTAAGCACAAGGTGATTTCGCGATCCATCGCCTACCACGGCACCCCGCAGGGCGCGCTGGCCATCACCGGCCTACCCGCCTTCAAACAGCAATTCGAGCCGCTGACACCGGGCGGGTTCCGCGCACCGAACACCAACTTCTACCGCGCACCCGAGCCATATGCCCACGACATCAAAGCATTTGGGCAGTACTGCGCCGACCGCATCGCCGAGGCCATCGAGTTCGAGGGCCCCGACACCGTCGCCGCGGTGTTCCTCGAACCCGTACAGAACGCAGGCGGGTCCATTCCGCCGCCCCCGGGGTACTTCGAGCGGGGCCGCGAGATCTGCGACGAGGACGACGTGTTGCTGGTCTCCGACGAGGGGATCTGCGCCTACGGCCGCATCGGCTCGATGTTCGCCTGCGACGACTTCGGCTACGTGCCCGACATGATCACGTGCGCAAAGGGTTTGACGTCGGGGTACTCGCCGATCGGCGCGATGATCGCCTCCGACCGGCTGTTCGAACCGTTCAACGACGGTAAGACCACCTTCGCCCACGGCTACACCTTCGGCGGGCATCCGGTGTCGGCGGCAGTGGCGTTGGCCAACCTCGACATCTTCGACCGCGAGGGCATCACCGACCACGTCAAGGAAGCCGCGCCCGCGTTCCGCGCGACGCTGGAGAAGCTGTTGAGCCTGCCGATCGTCGGCGACGTCCGCGGCGAGGGCTTCTTCTACGGCATCGAACTGGTCAAGGATCAGGCGACCAAGGAAACCTTCACCAACGACGAGTGCGGAAAGCTGCTCCCGACGATCACCACGAAACTGCTCGACGCCGGGCTGTACTGCCGCGCCGACAACCGCGGCGACCCAGTCGTGCAGGTGGCGCCGCCGCTGATCAGCGGTCAGCAGGAGTTCGACGCCATCTACGAGGCGTTGCGCGTTGTGCTCGACGAAGTGGGCCGCGGGCTCTAA
- a CDS encoding cyclic nucleotide-binding domain-containing protein, giving the protein MYRRETTEARQAREQQHEEDARRLKELPAFSKFSDDDLRRIARATHRTSTSGPWPLIREQTVSDACYILLSGEAGVYVGQERIAVVGPGEVIGESALRHGKLRNATVTTTGRAEVLHIARDDLRRLLDEVPALRQMMDETVSRHVPRAATED; this is encoded by the coding sequence ATGTACAGGCGTGAGACCACTGAGGCCAGGCAAGCCCGCGAGCAACAGCATGAAGAGGACGCCCGACGGCTCAAGGAGCTACCGGCGTTCTCGAAGTTCTCCGACGACGACCTGAGGCGGATCGCGCGTGCCACCCACCGCACCTCGACATCGGGGCCGTGGCCGCTGATCCGCGAGCAGACGGTGTCGGATGCCTGTTACATCCTGCTCAGCGGGGAGGCCGGGGTGTACGTGGGCCAGGAACGCATCGCGGTGGTGGGTCCGGGTGAGGTGATCGGCGAGTCGGCGCTGCGGCACGGGAAACTGCGCAACGCGACGGTGACGACGACCGGCCGGGCCGAAGTGCTGCACATCGCGCGTGACGACCTGCGGCGCCTGCTCGACGAGGTGCCTGCCCTGCGCCAGATGATGGACGAGACGGTCTCGCGGCACGTACCCAGAGCGGCAACAGAGGACTGA
- a CDS encoding MFS transporter, protein MSAQRRAATLVAGCAGVALVVGSMVAFNTALGDIARATSASQTQLTWIVDGYTVALACLLLPAGAIGDRYGRRSALLAGLVVFAVASVAPALNDSPEAIVLWRIVAGAGAAFVMPATLALMAQAYPHSQRARIVGLWAGVAGCAGVAGMLGSAVLLQFSDWRAICWALGGAAVAVAATACVVPASVAPDAPRIDWVGAVLIAAAIAVVVLTLLDAPRRGWDHPLTLAGLAAAVGLGWLFVVVERRRSRPLLDVTVFADARFAASVATVVVMFAATFGFFYLAMQYAQLILGYSALTAAFAFAPFALPVVVLSALSFRFAPRLGLRTVLGAGLGLIAVGFASMTLLQQDSPYALLASTVLVIGSGIGLCTASATSAIMSSVRDERQGLGSAINDVAREVGAAIGIAIAGSVLAERYTDTVTSRLQPLPEMLRASPGQALQMADAMGARGDWIREAAVDAFVTATHAAALVLALIAGGAAAWVAWRAPGLRTKGICSVEQDHQNAWPAGLSGGHPHRRGAGTQVRTADEARPDPALRPAGGGGNHRRP, encoded by the coding sequence ATGAGTGCACAACGCCGCGCAGCCACGCTGGTAGCGGGCTGCGCAGGCGTGGCGTTGGTGGTCGGGTCGATGGTCGCGTTCAACACCGCGCTCGGCGACATCGCCCGCGCCACCTCGGCATCGCAGACCCAGTTGACGTGGATCGTCGACGGGTACACCGTTGCCCTGGCGTGCCTGCTGCTCCCGGCCGGCGCGATCGGCGACCGGTACGGCAGGCGTTCGGCGCTGCTGGCCGGGCTCGTCGTGTTCGCGGTCGCATCGGTGGCGCCGGCGCTCAATGACAGCCCGGAGGCGATCGTGCTCTGGCGCATCGTTGCAGGCGCTGGCGCGGCGTTCGTGATGCCTGCCACGCTGGCGTTGATGGCGCAGGCCTATCCGCACAGTCAGCGCGCCAGGATCGTCGGGCTGTGGGCCGGGGTGGCCGGCTGTGCGGGTGTGGCCGGCATGTTGGGTTCGGCTGTGCTGCTACAGTTTTCGGACTGGCGTGCCATCTGCTGGGCGCTCGGCGGTGCAGCGGTGGCCGTCGCGGCGACGGCGTGCGTGGTGCCTGCGTCGGTGGCCCCCGACGCGCCGCGGATCGACTGGGTGGGCGCGGTGCTGATCGCGGCCGCGATCGCGGTGGTCGTGCTGACGCTGCTCGACGCGCCGCGACGGGGGTGGGATCATCCGCTGACCCTGGCGGGGTTGGCCGCCGCGGTCGGCCTCGGCTGGCTGTTCGTCGTCGTCGAGCGGAGACGGTCCCGGCCGCTGTTGGACGTCACGGTGTTCGCCGATGCGCGGTTCGCGGCGTCGGTCGCGACCGTCGTGGTGATGTTCGCCGCGACGTTCGGCTTCTTCTATCTGGCAATGCAATACGCCCAGCTGATCCTCGGCTACTCCGCGTTGACGGCGGCGTTCGCGTTCGCGCCGTTCGCGCTGCCGGTGGTGGTGCTCTCGGCGCTGTCGTTCCGCTTCGCGCCGCGGCTGGGTCTGCGGACCGTCCTCGGCGCCGGCCTCGGCTTGATCGCCGTCGGATTCGCCAGCATGACGCTGCTGCAACAGGATTCGCCGTATGCGCTGTTGGCGTCGACGGTGCTGGTGATCGGCTCTGGCATCGGGCTGTGCACCGCATCGGCGACGTCGGCGATCATGTCGTCGGTGCGCGACGAGCGCCAAGGGCTGGGCTCGGCGATCAACGACGTGGCCCGCGAGGTCGGCGCCGCGATCGGTATCGCGATCGCGGGTTCGGTGCTCGCCGAACGCTACACCGACACCGTCACGTCGCGACTGCAACCGCTTCCCGAGATGCTGCGCGCGTCACCGGGTCAGGCCCTGCAGATGGCCGACGCCATGGGCGCCAGGGGCGACTGGATCCGCGAAGCCGCCGTCGACGCCTTCGTGACGGCCACCCACGCGGCCGCGCTGGTGTTGGCCCTCATCGCCGGTGGCGCCGCGGCGTGGGTCGCATGGCGTGCACCGGGATTGCGAACGAAAGGTATCTGCAGTGTTGAACAAGATCATCAAAACGCTTGGCCAGCTGGGCTCAGTGGTGGGCATCCGCACCGTCGAGGAGCCGGGACACAGGTGCGAACCGCTGACGAAGCACGTCCAGATCCGGCATTACGGCCCGCGGGTGGCGGCGGAAACCACCGTCGGCCGTGA
- a CDS encoding universal stress protein — translation MRQGPLAGRYPAVAAMVTLALIPYLALSAALDPLVPIISAQLHMSAQEMSLSSGLGNAAYAVGTVLAVQFAQHLPQRRMLLAYAVVLAVGSVLAAAAQNSTMFIGGHVLQGLATSMLLIAAAPPLTIGFPREKLRNTAVIMNMCVFGAVALGPFIGGVQAASHAWRPLFWVVAGVAVLALLMAALTFEDAPPADLDAPRDLKAILLAAVGCTAAFVGAAQLTTHPFSDPAASVPMFGGLVLIVVLIVYQFRAAQPLLTVRTMMTSAIPVAGVGVALFAAAASVAATALTANVLMQHFSAVQVGLIYLPEVGGAIVMAVVFGYVITRKAMHYLPLVGMALLAAGIVVFRFALPDHVGLALVGSLLTGLALGATVAPALFVAGFSLQSASLQRGFAIIELLRAVAAFMVAPILAHVAGAMSGDLNVGTGVTLWIGLGLAIGGAIFGVAIYALSGARPQDPDLDEFLDGDSPAWYSPPLLARLRGVPVAPPAPAERVTAPVQWHESQPVVFAYDGTRLADKAIRYAAGQLEPGRCALVVCVWQPADVGFTPTDAKHFDADQAGEVRRAAERTAAHGASLAEAAGFHATSMAVEAAPTWKGIVRTATEHDASLIVLAPHRRSGLLGLVQGSVTGAVIAHSDIPVMVVPESATPAYVADSALEQAASR, via the coding sequence ATGCGCCAGGGACCCCTTGCCGGACGGTATCCGGCCGTGGCCGCGATGGTCACACTCGCATTGATTCCCTATTTAGCTTTGTCAGCGGCGCTCGACCCGTTGGTGCCGATCATCTCCGCGCAGCTGCACATGTCCGCCCAGGAGATGAGCCTCAGTTCCGGGCTCGGTAACGCGGCGTATGCGGTGGGCACGGTGCTGGCGGTGCAGTTCGCGCAGCACCTGCCGCAGCGCAGGATGCTGCTGGCGTACGCGGTGGTGCTGGCGGTGGGGTCGGTGCTCGCGGCGGCCGCGCAGAACTCGACGATGTTCATCGGCGGCCATGTGCTGCAGGGGCTGGCCACCAGCATGCTGCTGATCGCCGCGGCGCCGCCGCTGACCATCGGCTTCCCGCGGGAGAAGCTGCGCAACACCGCGGTGATCATGAACATGTGTGTGTTCGGCGCGGTGGCGCTGGGCCCGTTCATCGGCGGTGTGCAGGCCGCGTCGCATGCGTGGCGGCCGCTGTTCTGGGTCGTCGCCGGGGTGGCCGTGCTGGCGCTGCTGATGGCGGCGTTGACGTTCGAGGACGCCCCGCCCGCCGATCTGGACGCACCGCGCGACCTGAAGGCGATCCTGTTGGCCGCCGTCGGCTGTACCGCCGCGTTCGTCGGCGCGGCACAGTTGACCACCCACCCGTTCAGCGATCCGGCGGCCAGCGTGCCGATGTTCGGCGGCCTGGTCTTGATCGTGGTGTTGATCGTCTACCAGTTCCGGGCCGCGCAACCGCTGCTGACCGTACGCACGATGATGACCAGCGCGATCCCGGTCGCGGGCGTGGGTGTCGCGTTGTTCGCGGCGGCGGCGTCGGTGGCGGCCACGGCGCTGACGGCCAACGTGTTGATGCAGCACTTCAGCGCGGTGCAGGTGGGGCTGATCTACCTGCCCGAGGTCGGCGGCGCGATCGTGATGGCGGTGGTGTTCGGCTACGTCATCACCCGCAAGGCGATGCATTACCTGCCGCTGGTCGGCATGGCGCTGCTGGCGGCAGGCATCGTGGTGTTCCGGTTCGCGCTGCCGGACCATGTGGGCCTGGCGTTGGTCGGTTCGTTGTTGACGGGGCTGGCGCTGGGCGCGACCGTCGCGCCCGCGTTGTTCGTGGCGGGCTTCTCGTTGCAGTCGGCGAGCCTGCAACGGGGGTTCGCGATCATCGAACTGCTGCGCGCGGTGGCGGCGTTCATGGTGGCGCCGATCCTCGCCCACGTCGCAGGCGCGATGTCGGGCGATCTGAATGTGGGCACGGGTGTGACGCTGTGGATCGGGCTCGGGTTGGCGATCGGCGGCGCGATCTTCGGGGTGGCGATCTACGCGCTCAGCGGGGCCAGGCCGCAAGACCCCGACCTGGACGAGTTCCTCGACGGCGATTCACCCGCGTGGTACTCGCCGCCGTTGTTGGCGCGGTTGCGCGGTGTGCCGGTCGCGCCGCCCGCGCCTGCCGAACGGGTGACGGCGCCGGTGCAATGGCACGAGTCGCAACCGGTGGTGTTCGCCTACGACGGAACCCGCCTGGCGGACAAGGCAATTCGATACGCCGCGGGTCAGCTCGAGCCGGGCCGATGCGCGTTGGTGGTGTGCGTGTGGCAGCCGGCCGATGTGGGCTTCACGCCGACCGACGCCAAGCACTTCGACGCCGATCAGGCCGGCGAGGTGCGGCGTGCGGCGGAAAGGACCGCCGCGCACGGGGCGTCATTGGCCGAGGCCGCCGGGTTCCACGCGACGAGCATGGCGGTGGAGGCGGCGCCGACGTGGAAGGGCATCGTGCGCACCGCGACCGAACATGACGCGAGCCTGATCGTGCTCGCCCCGCACCGCCGCAGCGGGCTGCTCGGTTTGGTGCAGGGCAGCGTCACGGGCGCGGTGATCGCGCACTCCGACATTCCGGTGATGGTGGTGCCGGAGAGCGCGACGCCGGCGTATGTCGCGGATTCCGCCTTGGAGCAGGCGGCGTCGCGCTAG